A section of the Camelus dromedarius isolate mCamDro1 chromosome 14, mCamDro1.pat, whole genome shotgun sequence genome encodes:
- the NKAIN1 gene encoding sodium/potassium-transporting ATPase subunit beta-1-interacting protein 1, which produces MGKCSGRCTLVAFCCLQLVAALERQIFDFLGYQWAPILANFLHIMAVILGIFGTVQYRSRYLILYAAWLVLWVGWNAFIICFYLEVGQLSQDRDFIMTFNTSLHRSWWMENGPGCLVTPVLNSHLALEDHHVISVTGCLLDYPYIEALSSALQIFLALFGFVFACYVSKVFLEEEDSFDFIGGFDSYGYQAPQKTSHLQLQPLYTSG; this is translated from the exons GTGGCTGCACTGGAGCGGCAGATCTTTGACTTCCTGGGCTACCAGTGGGCTCCTATCCTAGCCAACTTCCTGCACATCATGGCAGTTATCCTGGGCATCTTTGGCACCGTGCAGTACCGCTCCCGGTACCTCATTCTG TATGCAGCCTGGCTGGTGCTCTGGGTTGGCTGGAATGCATTTATCATCTGCTTCTACTTGGAGGTTGGACAGCTGTCCCAG gaccGGGACTTCATCATGACCTTCAACACGTCCCTGCACCGCTCCTGGTGGATGGAGAAtgggccaggctgcctggtgACACCTGTCCTGAACTCCCACCTGGCCCTGGAGGACCACCACGTCATCTCGGTCACCGGCTGCCTGCTTGACTATCCCTACATCGAAGCACTCAGCAGTGCCCTGCAGATCTTCCTAGCT CTGTTCGGCTTCGTGTTCGCCTGCTACGTGAGCAAAGtgttcctggaggaggaggacagcT TTGATTTCATCGGCGGTTTTGACTCCTACGGATACCAGGCGCCCCAGAAGACGTCGCATTTACAACTGCAGCCTCTGTACAC GTCGGGGTAG